In Corvus cornix cornix isolate S_Up_H32 chromosome 4A, ASM73873v5, whole genome shotgun sequence, one genomic interval encodes:
- the DRP2 gene encoding dystrophin-related protein 2 isoform X1, with protein sequence MQPLVMQEWLYVLPRCPEWHIPDQAQHSSTARPLSQVEASQDGAGPSCVTPRAPSSAAGPQAPLEMNLCWNEIKKKSHSLRARLEAFSDHSGKLQVPLQEIIDWLGQKDEELSAQLPLRGDVLLVQQEKETHAAFMEEVKSRGPYIYSVLESAQAFLSQHPFEELEEPALESKDVSPRHRIQNISRFVWKQANVASELWEKLTARCVDQHRHIERTLEQLLEIKGAMEELSTTLDQAESVRETWEPIGDLFIDSLPEHIQSTKLFKEELSPVKDGVKVVNDLAHQLAISDVHLCMENSRTLEQINTRWKQLQASINERLKQLQDAHRDFGPGSQHFLSSSVQVPWERAISPNKVPYYINHQAQTTCWDHPKMTELYQTLADLNNIKFSAYRTAMKLRRVQKALRLDMVTLGTALEIFNEHDLQPSDRAMDVVEVIHCLTALYERLEEERGILVNVPLCVDMSLNWLLNVFDSGRSGKMRALSFKTGIACLCGTEVKEKFQYLFSQVANAGGLCDQRHLGVLLHEAIQVPRQLGEVAAFGGSNVEPSIRSCFRFSNGKSAIEASQFLEWANLEPQSMVWLAVLHRVTMAEQVKHQTKCSVCRQCPIKGFRYRSLKQFNVDICQTCFLTGRASKGNKLHYPIMEYYTPTTSSENMRDFATTLKNKFRSKQYFSKHPQRGYLPVQSVLEADFSETPASSPMLPHADTHSRIEHFASRLAEMESQNCSFFSDSLSPDDSLDEDQYLLRHSSPITDREPGGSQQVPGSLNMDDKGELERVLAHLEDENRILQGELRRLKWQHDEAVESPTLATGSPESVQDPRNDELLAEARILRQHKSRLETRMQILEDHNKQLESQLHRLRELLLQPPAESEGNGSAASSLASSPHQSEGSQAKEKEHNTPDTETADEVEAKTQEVSMCLEDIMEKLRSAFPNSRGMTSLI encoded by the exons ATGCAGCCCCTGGTGATGCAGGAATGGCTCTACGTCCTCCCGCGATGTCCTGAGTGGCACATCCCGGACCAGGcgcagcacagcagcactgcccgCCCTCTGTCTCAG GTTGAAGCCTCGCAGGATGGTGCAGGACCTTCGTGTGTAACCCCCCGGGCTCCAAGCAGTGCTGCCGGGCCCCAGGCCCCTCTGGAGATGAATCTTTGCTGGAACGagatcaaaaaaaaatcccacagcctTCG GGCTCGGCTGGAGGCCTTCTCTGACCACAGTGGGAAGCTGCAGGTGCCTCTGCAGGAGATCATCGACTGGCTGGGGCAGAAGGATGAGGAGCTGTCGGCACAGCTGCCCCTGCGGGGCGATGTGCTCCTggtgcagcaggagaaggagacaCACGCG gcttTCATGGAAGAAGTGAAGTCTCGGGGACCATACATTTACTCTGTCCTGGAGTCAGCACAggctttcctttcccagcaccCATTTGAGGAATTAGAAGAACCAGCTTTAGAAAGCAAAG ATGTGTCTCCCCGGCACCGGATCCAGAACATCAGCCGCTTTGTCTGGAAGCAGGCGAACGTGGCCAGCGAGCTGTGGGAGAAGCTCACGGCCCGGTGCGTGGACCAGCACCGCCACATTGAACGGacactggagcagctgctggagattAAAGGGGCTATGGAAGAGCTCAGCACGACCCTGGACCAGGCTGAAAGCGTGAGGGAGACCTGGGAACCCATCGGGGACCTCTTCATTGACTCCTTGCCAGAGCACATCCAGTCAACCAAG CTGTTCAAAGAGGAGCTCTCCCCTGTGAAGGATGGGGTGAAAGTGGTCAATGATCTTGCACACCAGCTTGCCATCTCAGATGTCCACCTGTGCATGGAGAATTCCCGCACCCTGGAGCAGATCAACACCCGCTGGAAACAGCTGCAG GCCTCCATAAACGAACGCCTGAAGCAGCTCCAAGATGCCCACCGGGACTTTGGACCAGGCTCTCAGCACTTCCTCTCCT CCTCTGTCCAGGTTCCCTGGGAGCGAGCCATTTCCCCCAACAAAGTGCCATACTACATCAA CCACCAGGCCCAGACGACGTGCTGGGACCACCCAAAGATGACAGAGTTGTACCAGACGCTGG CGGATTTGAACAACATCAAGTTCTCAGCTTATCGGACGGCCATGAAACTCCGGCGGGTGCAAAAAGCCCTTCGAT TGGACATGGTCACCTTGGGCACAGCTTTGGAAATCTTCAATGAGCACGACCTGCAGCCCAGCGACCGGGCGATGGACGTGGTGGAGGTCATCCACTGCCTGACCGCCCTCTACGAGCGGCTGGAGGAGGAGCGGGGCATCCTGGTGAACGTGCCCCTCTGTGTGGACATGAGCCTCAACTGGCTACTGAACGTCTTTGACAG CGGCCGCAGCGGGAAGATGAGGGCTCTCTCCTTCAAGACGGGCATTGCGTGTCTGTGCGGGACAGAGGTCAAGGAGAAGTTTCAGT ATCTCTTCAGCCAAGTGGCGAACGCCGGGGGACTGTGTGACCAGCGGCACCTCGGCGTCCTGCTCCACGAGGCCATCCAGGTCCCGCGCCAGCTGGGGGAGGTGGCAGCGTTCGGGGGCAGCAACGTGGAGCCCAGCATCCGCAGCTGCTTCCGCTTC agTAATGGGAAGTCTGCCATTGAGGCGTCCCAGTTCCTGGAGTGGGCCAACCTGGAGCCACAGTCCATGGTGTGGCTGGCGGTGCTGCACCGGGTGACCATGGCCGAGCAGGTGAAGCACCAGACCAAGTGCTCCGTCTGCCGGCAGTGCCCCATCAAAGGGTTCAG GTATCGGAGCCTGAAGCAGTTCAATGTGGATATCTGCCAGACCTGCTTCCTCACCGGGCGAGCCAGCAAGGGCAACAAGCTGCACTACCCCATCATGGAGTACTACACCCCG ACCACATCCAGTGAGAACATGAGAGACTTTGCCACGACACTGAAGAACAAGTTTCGGTCCAAGCAGTACTTCAGCAAGCACCCACAGAGGGGTTACCTGCCCGTCCAGTCTGTGCTCGAGGCTGACTTCTCTGAGAC CCCAGCCTCCTCCCCGATGTTGCCACACGCCGACACACACTCCCGGATCGAGCACTTTGCCAGCAG gCTTGCAGAGATGGAAAGCCAGAACTGTTCCTTCTTCAGTGATAGCCTGTCCCCTGATGACAGCCT GGACGAGGACCAGTACCTGCTGCGCCATTCCAGCCCTATCACCGACAGAGAGCCTGGGGGCAGCCAGCAGGTTCCAGGAAGCCTCAACATGGATGACAAGGGAGAGCTGGAGCGAGTGCTGGCTCACTTAGAGGATGAAAACAG GAtcctccagggagagctgagacGTTTGAAATGGCAGCATGATGAGGCAGTGGAGTCCCCAACCTTGGCTACAGGCTCTCCCGAATCAGTGCAAGACCCACGTAACGACGAGCTCCTGGCAGAAGCACGAATCCTCCGGCAGCACAAGAGCCGCCTGGAGACACGGATGCAGATCCTGGAGGACCACAACAAGCAGCTGGAGTCACAGctgcacaggctgagggagctgctgctgcag CCTCCAGCAGAGTCAGAAGGCAATGGTTCAGCAGCCTCTTCCTTGGCTTCATCTCCACATCAGTCAGAAGGCAGCCAGGCAAAGGAGAAAGAGCACAACACCCCTGACACTGAAACTGCAG ATGAGGTGGAAGCCAAAACCCAGGAAGTCAGTATGTGCCTGGAAGACATAATGGAGAAGCTGCGGAGCGCCTTCCCCAACTCTCGAG GTATGACCTCCCTTATCTAA
- the DRP2 gene encoding dystrophin-related protein 2 isoform X2, translated as MQPLVMQEWLYVLPRCPEWHIPDQAQHSSTARPLSQVEASQDGAGPSCVTPRAPSSAAGPQAPLEMNLCWNEIKKKSHSLRARLEAFSDHSGKLQVPLQEIIDWLGQKDEELSAQLPLRGDVLLVQQEKETHAAFMEEVKSRGPYIYSVLESAQAFLSQHPFEELEEPALESKDVSPRHRIQNISRFVWKQANVASELWEKLTARCVDQHRHIERTLEQLLEIKGAMEELSTTLDQAESVRETWEPIGDLFIDSLPEHIQSTKLFKEELSPVKDGVKVVNDLAHQLAISDVHLCMENSRTLEQINTRWKQLQASINERLKQLQDAHRDFGPGSQHFLSSSVQVPWERAISPNKVPYYINHQAQTTCWDHPKMTELYQTLADLNNIKFSAYRTAMKLRRVQKALRLDMVTLGTALEIFNEHDLQPSDRAMDVVEVIHCLTALYERLEEERGILVNVPLCVDMSLNWLLNVFDSGRSGKMRALSFKTGIACLCGTEVKEKFQYLFSQVANAGGLCDQRHLGVLLHEAIQVPRQLGEVAAFGGSNVEPSIRSCFRFSNGKSAIEASQFLEWANLEPQSMVWLAVLHRVTMAEQVKHQTKCSVCRQCPIKGFRYRSLKQFNVDICQTCFLTGRASKGNKLHYPIMEYYTPTTSSENMRDFATTLKNKFRSKQYFSKHPQRGYLPVQSVLEADFSETPASSPMLPHADTHSRIEHFASRLAEMESQNCSFFSDSLSPDDSLDEDQYLLRHSSPITDREPGGSQQVPGSLNMDDKGELERVLAHLEDENRILQGELRRLKWQHDEAVESPTLATGSPESVQDPRNDELLAEARILRQHKSRLETRMQILEDHNKQLESQLHRLRELLLQPPAESEGNGSAASSLASSPHQSEGSQAKEKEHNTPDTETADEVEAKTQEVSMCLEDIMEKLRSAFPNSRGT; from the exons ATGCAGCCCCTGGTGATGCAGGAATGGCTCTACGTCCTCCCGCGATGTCCTGAGTGGCACATCCCGGACCAGGcgcagcacagcagcactgcccgCCCTCTGTCTCAG GTTGAAGCCTCGCAGGATGGTGCAGGACCTTCGTGTGTAACCCCCCGGGCTCCAAGCAGTGCTGCCGGGCCCCAGGCCCCTCTGGAGATGAATCTTTGCTGGAACGagatcaaaaaaaaatcccacagcctTCG GGCTCGGCTGGAGGCCTTCTCTGACCACAGTGGGAAGCTGCAGGTGCCTCTGCAGGAGATCATCGACTGGCTGGGGCAGAAGGATGAGGAGCTGTCGGCACAGCTGCCCCTGCGGGGCGATGTGCTCCTggtgcagcaggagaaggagacaCACGCG gcttTCATGGAAGAAGTGAAGTCTCGGGGACCATACATTTACTCTGTCCTGGAGTCAGCACAggctttcctttcccagcaccCATTTGAGGAATTAGAAGAACCAGCTTTAGAAAGCAAAG ATGTGTCTCCCCGGCACCGGATCCAGAACATCAGCCGCTTTGTCTGGAAGCAGGCGAACGTGGCCAGCGAGCTGTGGGAGAAGCTCACGGCCCGGTGCGTGGACCAGCACCGCCACATTGAACGGacactggagcagctgctggagattAAAGGGGCTATGGAAGAGCTCAGCACGACCCTGGACCAGGCTGAAAGCGTGAGGGAGACCTGGGAACCCATCGGGGACCTCTTCATTGACTCCTTGCCAGAGCACATCCAGTCAACCAAG CTGTTCAAAGAGGAGCTCTCCCCTGTGAAGGATGGGGTGAAAGTGGTCAATGATCTTGCACACCAGCTTGCCATCTCAGATGTCCACCTGTGCATGGAGAATTCCCGCACCCTGGAGCAGATCAACACCCGCTGGAAACAGCTGCAG GCCTCCATAAACGAACGCCTGAAGCAGCTCCAAGATGCCCACCGGGACTTTGGACCAGGCTCTCAGCACTTCCTCTCCT CCTCTGTCCAGGTTCCCTGGGAGCGAGCCATTTCCCCCAACAAAGTGCCATACTACATCAA CCACCAGGCCCAGACGACGTGCTGGGACCACCCAAAGATGACAGAGTTGTACCAGACGCTGG CGGATTTGAACAACATCAAGTTCTCAGCTTATCGGACGGCCATGAAACTCCGGCGGGTGCAAAAAGCCCTTCGAT TGGACATGGTCACCTTGGGCACAGCTTTGGAAATCTTCAATGAGCACGACCTGCAGCCCAGCGACCGGGCGATGGACGTGGTGGAGGTCATCCACTGCCTGACCGCCCTCTACGAGCGGCTGGAGGAGGAGCGGGGCATCCTGGTGAACGTGCCCCTCTGTGTGGACATGAGCCTCAACTGGCTACTGAACGTCTTTGACAG CGGCCGCAGCGGGAAGATGAGGGCTCTCTCCTTCAAGACGGGCATTGCGTGTCTGTGCGGGACAGAGGTCAAGGAGAAGTTTCAGT ATCTCTTCAGCCAAGTGGCGAACGCCGGGGGACTGTGTGACCAGCGGCACCTCGGCGTCCTGCTCCACGAGGCCATCCAGGTCCCGCGCCAGCTGGGGGAGGTGGCAGCGTTCGGGGGCAGCAACGTGGAGCCCAGCATCCGCAGCTGCTTCCGCTTC agTAATGGGAAGTCTGCCATTGAGGCGTCCCAGTTCCTGGAGTGGGCCAACCTGGAGCCACAGTCCATGGTGTGGCTGGCGGTGCTGCACCGGGTGACCATGGCCGAGCAGGTGAAGCACCAGACCAAGTGCTCCGTCTGCCGGCAGTGCCCCATCAAAGGGTTCAG GTATCGGAGCCTGAAGCAGTTCAATGTGGATATCTGCCAGACCTGCTTCCTCACCGGGCGAGCCAGCAAGGGCAACAAGCTGCACTACCCCATCATGGAGTACTACACCCCG ACCACATCCAGTGAGAACATGAGAGACTTTGCCACGACACTGAAGAACAAGTTTCGGTCCAAGCAGTACTTCAGCAAGCACCCACAGAGGGGTTACCTGCCCGTCCAGTCTGTGCTCGAGGCTGACTTCTCTGAGAC CCCAGCCTCCTCCCCGATGTTGCCACACGCCGACACACACTCCCGGATCGAGCACTTTGCCAGCAG gCTTGCAGAGATGGAAAGCCAGAACTGTTCCTTCTTCAGTGATAGCCTGTCCCCTGATGACAGCCT GGACGAGGACCAGTACCTGCTGCGCCATTCCAGCCCTATCACCGACAGAGAGCCTGGGGGCAGCCAGCAGGTTCCAGGAAGCCTCAACATGGATGACAAGGGAGAGCTGGAGCGAGTGCTGGCTCACTTAGAGGATGAAAACAG GAtcctccagggagagctgagacGTTTGAAATGGCAGCATGATGAGGCAGTGGAGTCCCCAACCTTGGCTACAGGCTCTCCCGAATCAGTGCAAGACCCACGTAACGACGAGCTCCTGGCAGAAGCACGAATCCTCCGGCAGCACAAGAGCCGCCTGGAGACACGGATGCAGATCCTGGAGGACCACAACAAGCAGCTGGAGTCACAGctgcacaggctgagggagctgctgctgcag CCTCCAGCAGAGTCAGAAGGCAATGGTTCAGCAGCCTCTTCCTTGGCTTCATCTCCACATCAGTCAGAAGGCAGCCAGGCAAAGGAGAAAGAGCACAACACCCCTGACACTGAAACTGCAG ATGAGGTGGAAGCCAAAACCCAGGAAGTCAGTATGTGCCTGGAAGACATAATGGAGAAGCTGCGGAGCGCCTTCCCCAACTCTCGAGGTACTTGA
- the DRP2 gene encoding dystrophin-related protein 2 isoform X3, translating to MNLCWNEIKKKSHSLRARLEAFSDHSGKLQVPLQEIIDWLGQKDEELSAQLPLRGDVLLVQQEKETHAAFMEEVKSRGPYIYSVLESAQAFLSQHPFEELEEPALESKDVSPRHRIQNISRFVWKQANVASELWEKLTARCVDQHRHIERTLEQLLEIKGAMEELSTTLDQAESVRETWEPIGDLFIDSLPEHIQSTKLFKEELSPVKDGVKVVNDLAHQLAISDVHLCMENSRTLEQINTRWKQLQASINERLKQLQDAHRDFGPGSQHFLSSSVQVPWERAISPNKVPYYINHQAQTTCWDHPKMTELYQTLADLNNIKFSAYRTAMKLRRVQKALRLDMVTLGTALEIFNEHDLQPSDRAMDVVEVIHCLTALYERLEEERGILVNVPLCVDMSLNWLLNVFDSGRSGKMRALSFKTGIACLCGTEVKEKFQYLFSQVANAGGLCDQRHLGVLLHEAIQVPRQLGEVAAFGGSNVEPSIRSCFRFSNGKSAIEASQFLEWANLEPQSMVWLAVLHRVTMAEQVKHQTKCSVCRQCPIKGFRYRSLKQFNVDICQTCFLTGRASKGNKLHYPIMEYYTPTTSSENMRDFATTLKNKFRSKQYFSKHPQRGYLPVQSVLEADFSETPASSPMLPHADTHSRIEHFASRLAEMESQNCSFFSDSLSPDDSLDEDQYLLRHSSPITDREPGGSQQVPGSLNMDDKGELERVLAHLEDENRILQGELRRLKWQHDEAVESPTLATGSPESVQDPRNDELLAEARILRQHKSRLETRMQILEDHNKQLESQLHRLRELLLQPPAESEGNGSAASSLASSPHQSEGSQAKEKEHNTPDTETADEVEAKTQEVSMCLEDIMEKLRSAFPNSRGMTSLI from the exons ATGAATCTTTGCTGGAACGagatcaaaaaaaaatcccacagcctTCG GGCTCGGCTGGAGGCCTTCTCTGACCACAGTGGGAAGCTGCAGGTGCCTCTGCAGGAGATCATCGACTGGCTGGGGCAGAAGGATGAGGAGCTGTCGGCACAGCTGCCCCTGCGGGGCGATGTGCTCCTggtgcagcaggagaaggagacaCACGCG gcttTCATGGAAGAAGTGAAGTCTCGGGGACCATACATTTACTCTGTCCTGGAGTCAGCACAggctttcctttcccagcaccCATTTGAGGAATTAGAAGAACCAGCTTTAGAAAGCAAAG ATGTGTCTCCCCGGCACCGGATCCAGAACATCAGCCGCTTTGTCTGGAAGCAGGCGAACGTGGCCAGCGAGCTGTGGGAGAAGCTCACGGCCCGGTGCGTGGACCAGCACCGCCACATTGAACGGacactggagcagctgctggagattAAAGGGGCTATGGAAGAGCTCAGCACGACCCTGGACCAGGCTGAAAGCGTGAGGGAGACCTGGGAACCCATCGGGGACCTCTTCATTGACTCCTTGCCAGAGCACATCCAGTCAACCAAG CTGTTCAAAGAGGAGCTCTCCCCTGTGAAGGATGGGGTGAAAGTGGTCAATGATCTTGCACACCAGCTTGCCATCTCAGATGTCCACCTGTGCATGGAGAATTCCCGCACCCTGGAGCAGATCAACACCCGCTGGAAACAGCTGCAG GCCTCCATAAACGAACGCCTGAAGCAGCTCCAAGATGCCCACCGGGACTTTGGACCAGGCTCTCAGCACTTCCTCTCCT CCTCTGTCCAGGTTCCCTGGGAGCGAGCCATTTCCCCCAACAAAGTGCCATACTACATCAA CCACCAGGCCCAGACGACGTGCTGGGACCACCCAAAGATGACAGAGTTGTACCAGACGCTGG CGGATTTGAACAACATCAAGTTCTCAGCTTATCGGACGGCCATGAAACTCCGGCGGGTGCAAAAAGCCCTTCGAT TGGACATGGTCACCTTGGGCACAGCTTTGGAAATCTTCAATGAGCACGACCTGCAGCCCAGCGACCGGGCGATGGACGTGGTGGAGGTCATCCACTGCCTGACCGCCCTCTACGAGCGGCTGGAGGAGGAGCGGGGCATCCTGGTGAACGTGCCCCTCTGTGTGGACATGAGCCTCAACTGGCTACTGAACGTCTTTGACAG CGGCCGCAGCGGGAAGATGAGGGCTCTCTCCTTCAAGACGGGCATTGCGTGTCTGTGCGGGACAGAGGTCAAGGAGAAGTTTCAGT ATCTCTTCAGCCAAGTGGCGAACGCCGGGGGACTGTGTGACCAGCGGCACCTCGGCGTCCTGCTCCACGAGGCCATCCAGGTCCCGCGCCAGCTGGGGGAGGTGGCAGCGTTCGGGGGCAGCAACGTGGAGCCCAGCATCCGCAGCTGCTTCCGCTTC agTAATGGGAAGTCTGCCATTGAGGCGTCCCAGTTCCTGGAGTGGGCCAACCTGGAGCCACAGTCCATGGTGTGGCTGGCGGTGCTGCACCGGGTGACCATGGCCGAGCAGGTGAAGCACCAGACCAAGTGCTCCGTCTGCCGGCAGTGCCCCATCAAAGGGTTCAG GTATCGGAGCCTGAAGCAGTTCAATGTGGATATCTGCCAGACCTGCTTCCTCACCGGGCGAGCCAGCAAGGGCAACAAGCTGCACTACCCCATCATGGAGTACTACACCCCG ACCACATCCAGTGAGAACATGAGAGACTTTGCCACGACACTGAAGAACAAGTTTCGGTCCAAGCAGTACTTCAGCAAGCACCCACAGAGGGGTTACCTGCCCGTCCAGTCTGTGCTCGAGGCTGACTTCTCTGAGAC CCCAGCCTCCTCCCCGATGTTGCCACACGCCGACACACACTCCCGGATCGAGCACTTTGCCAGCAG gCTTGCAGAGATGGAAAGCCAGAACTGTTCCTTCTTCAGTGATAGCCTGTCCCCTGATGACAGCCT GGACGAGGACCAGTACCTGCTGCGCCATTCCAGCCCTATCACCGACAGAGAGCCTGGGGGCAGCCAGCAGGTTCCAGGAAGCCTCAACATGGATGACAAGGGAGAGCTGGAGCGAGTGCTGGCTCACTTAGAGGATGAAAACAG GAtcctccagggagagctgagacGTTTGAAATGGCAGCATGATGAGGCAGTGGAGTCCCCAACCTTGGCTACAGGCTCTCCCGAATCAGTGCAAGACCCACGTAACGACGAGCTCCTGGCAGAAGCACGAATCCTCCGGCAGCACAAGAGCCGCCTGGAGACACGGATGCAGATCCTGGAGGACCACAACAAGCAGCTGGAGTCACAGctgcacaggctgagggagctgctgctgcag CCTCCAGCAGAGTCAGAAGGCAATGGTTCAGCAGCCTCTTCCTTGGCTTCATCTCCACATCAGTCAGAAGGCAGCCAGGCAAAGGAGAAAGAGCACAACACCCCTGACACTGAAACTGCAG ATGAGGTGGAAGCCAAAACCCAGGAAGTCAGTATGTGCCTGGAAGACATAATGGAGAAGCTGCGGAGCGCCTTCCCCAACTCTCGAG GTATGACCTCCCTTATCTAA